The Etheostoma spectabile isolate EspeVRDwgs_2016 chromosome 23, UIUC_Espe_1.0, whole genome shotgun sequence genome includes a window with the following:
- the LOC116673471 gene encoding leptin-B-like, translated as MTKRNIPARFVLISKHLTQTAVLYRLEPSTSSTEGLTSISHDLGLLDNKLQGPLTERLSQIQADVSSLEGRVHSLALTVDSPIQARPRGETRDNVFPDSHLHLTDKVQRYLEKFLFHRDKLKVY; from the exons ATGACAAAGAGGAACATTCCTGCAC GATTTGTGCTAATTTCCAAGCACCTGACTCAGACAGCTGTGCTCTATCGTTTAGAACCCAGCACTTCCTCCACTGAGGGACTAACTAGTATCAGCCATGACCTAGGACTTTTGGATAACAAACTGCAGGGTCCTCTCACAGAGCGCCTCAGCCAGATCCAGGCTGATGTCTCCAGCTTGGAGGGAAGGGTGCACTCCCTCGCCCTGACAGTGGACTCTCCCATCCAGGCCAGACCCAGAGGGGAGACCAGGGACAATGTGTTCCCCGACAGTCACCTTCACCTGACTGACAAGGTTCAGCGCTACTTAGAGAAGTTTCTTTTCCACAGGGACAAACTCAAAGTCTACTGA